ACAGCGGCGACAGCGGACGGTCACTGCCATTGGACCGCCGACCGCGAGGGCTCGGGACGCGCGGGCGTATACAGGGAGGCCACGCGCACGCGGCCGGCGTCGCCGAAGCGGCGCAGCTCCCGGCGGAAGCGGCGCAGGCGCTCCTCGCCCTCGCGGCGGAAATCGCGCGTCGCGCCCGGCCCGGAGACGATGATGCGGTCGACAGCGTCCTGGGCGGCGGCCAGGAGCGCGTAGGCGGCCGCGCCCAGGAGCAAGACCTCCTCGGCGCGCCGCGGCAGGGTCGACGTCAGGCGATCGAGGCTATGGCGGCGGCCCCAGTAGACGGTGACGGGCACGGCCGAGGACGGAGGCGCGTCGACGAGCAGCGTGAGGGTCGAGCCCCAGATCGAGAAGGGTGCGTACTCGGGCGGCCAGGAGCCGGTGGGGTACTCGACGGCCTCGACGCGCTCGAGGCCGTCGAGGGCGTCCAGGGACAGGTCGCGCGAACCAGGAGTCGCGGTCAGCGTCGACCTCCGCTCTTCCGGCCAGGCGGCGCTGAGGTCATCGAGGGCGCGCAGGAGGTGCCGGTCCAGCTCCTGGTCGGCCCAGCGGTAGGCGTCGGCTTCCTCGTCTCGCAGCTCGCGACGCAGGCGGGGTCGCAGGCCAATGAGGCCGCGCCACGCGGCAGCGTAGTGCGCCGCGGCGCGGGCCGCGGTCAAGGCGGAGGAGTAGAGGGCGACCTCGTCCAGGTAGCCCTTGTAGGTGTTGCCGGCGTTGTCGTCGCCGATGCGGTCGGGCGCAAAGCCGGAAGGGAAGCCGGAAAAGGCGCCGTCGGCGACGCCGTTGAGTAGATGGTACCTGCGCCGGCGGCGATTGAGACGACGATGTGGTGCCAGGTGTCGAAGGAGAGCGGCGTGTCGTTGAAGTGGTCGGCGCCGGCGTAGAAGACCGATAGCTTGCCGGTGGCCGGCTTGAAGAGGACGGAGGGGGAGCCATCGGCTTCGCCGATGAGGCACTGGGTGGCGTCTCCGCCGGACAGGGGCCGGCACCAGAACTCGAGGGTGAGCGTGGCGGCCAGCGAGGGAAGGGCGGGCAGCGCGATGCGGTCGTCGACACCGTCGAAGAGAGCCGAGGGGTCGGAGTCGCCGTCGAGGGCGCCGGGCGAGCCGAGGACCGGGGAGCCGGACCAGGTCCCGTGGCGGCCGTTGGGCGAGCTGTCGGCCGCCTGGGCGCCGGCGGTGTCGCCGAGGCGCCAGTAGGCAAGGGGCAGGTCCTGCACGACTTCGGCGAAGTAGGCCACGGCTTGCTCCCGGCTGGTCGTGGCAGGCAGCCTAGGGCGGCCCGGCAACGAGCGCCAAGACGCCTGTGGCACTGCTGGCGACTGAGGATTCGGGCGGAAACCGAGAAGGCATAGGCGGCCCGGCGCTATCAGACTCGCCTTCGGCCATATGCGTTCTTCCTTAGCTGCGCCTCTGCTAGACTCGCGGCTGTAACACGAACAAGGAGACGCAAGAATGCCCGTTCCCTGGAGCAAGGTCGAGCCCTATTTTCAGGACGCTTTCGCGGCCCAGGGGCAGGTGGAGCGTGAGGACGTCATCAACCTCGCCTTCGCGGAGGACGAGTCGGACGACGTGATCGATGCCATCGACGCGATCGGCTCCCGCGTCTTCCGGACGGTGGAGGACGCGAAGGCCTTCCTCGTCAGTCAGAACTGGGTGACAGAAGACTGAGCACCCCTCGGCCGGGACTTCCGGACCGCCGGGGTTCAGGCCTTCTAGCGCTTCGAAACAGGCGGCCTGGGACGCCGGGGCCCGAAGCCCAGCGTTCCGCGGGGTCGCGCGCAGGACCGCCGCCTGCGGTCGTAGGCCTGGAGACTCGCAGGCTCAGAGAGGCCTCGGGGCCCGAGGTCTGGCGGCCACCGGCTTGCAGGCTGTCAAGCCGTGGGTTTCCCGGCCGTGGCCACCTCGGCGTATCGGAAGCATGTGACCAGGTGGTCGTTGACCATTCCGGCCGCCTGCATGAACGCATAACAGATGGTAGGCCCGACGAAGCGAAAGCCGCGCTTCTGCAGGTCGCGGCTCATGGCCTTCGACTCAGGCGTCTCCGCTGGTAGCTCGCGCAGGGCGCGCCAGGCGTTGCGGAGCGGAGCGCCGCCGACGAAGCGCCAGAGGTAGGCGCCGAGCGAGCCGAACTCGTCGCGCACCTCCAGGGCGGCGCGGGCGTTGCCGATCGTCGAGAGCACCTTGGCGCGGTTGCGGATGATGCCGGGGTCCTTCAGCAGCCTCTCGACGTCTTCGTCCGTGAACGCGGCAACCTTCTCCAGGTCGAAGCCGGCGAATGCGCGGCGGTAGCCCTCGCGGCGGCCGAGGATGGTGGACCAGCTGAGGCCGGCCTGGGCGCCCTCCAGGGTGAGCAGCTCGAAGAGGCGGACGTCGTCGTACTGCGGGACGCCCCATTCTTCGTCGTGATAGCGGAGCATGGCCTCGGAGGCGCCATCAGCCCAGTCGCAGCGCGGCTTGTCTGGCATGTCAGGATTTCAGGACTTCCAGCTAGTCAGCATTTCAGGAGGTCGCTGCAGGACTTCAGCACTTCAGGATTTCAGGAGGTCAGGAGGTCAGGAGGTCATGTCCGTCGGCGGCCGGCGGTCCGCGACTCCGTTTTGCGGAGCCTCTGTAGCTTATCGCATGGACGCCCGCGCGGCCTGGGGCGGGGCCCCAGGCGCCCCGCCGCGCCCCAATCCTGACGATGCCGAGCCCAGGACCGCCGAAGCGCCTGAAGTGCTGAAATCCTCAAATGCTGACCAGCTGCACAGCTACGGCGTCAGGCGGACCGGGCGGTGGCCGTTGGAGCGGGGGCACATGTGCCCGTCCGGGTCCATGGGAAGGCCGCACATCGGACAGGGCTTGCGGCCGGCAGCGACCACTTCGGCGATCTTTCGCGACAGGACGCGCGCCTGGCCGCGGCTCA
The sequence above is a segment of the Dehalococcoidia bacterium genome. Coding sequences within it:
- a CDS encoding LamG-like jellyroll fold domain-containing protein translates to MAYFAEVVQDLPLAYWRLGDTAGAQAADSSPNGRHGTWSGSPVLGSPGALDGDSDPSALFDGVDDRIALPALPSLAATLTLEFWCRPLSGGDATQCLIGEADGSPSVLFKPATGKLSVFYAGADHFNDTPLSFDTWHHIVVSIAAGAGTIYSTASPTAPFPASLPALRPTASATTTPATPTRATWTRSPSTPPP
- a CDS encoding DNA-3-methyladenine glycosylase I is translated as MPDKPRCDWADGASEAMLRYHDEEWGVPQYDDVRLFELLTLEGAQAGLSWSTILGRREGYRRAFAGFDLEKVAAFTDEDVERLLKDPGIIRNRAKVLSTIGNARAALEVRDEFGSLGAYLWRFVGGAPLRNAWRALRELPAETPESKAMSRDLQKRGFRFVGPTICYAFMQAAGMVNDHLVTCFRYAEVATAGKPTA